The Desulfomicrobium macestii genome contains a region encoding:
- a CDS encoding type I polyketide synthase, with protein sequence MHQGIAIIGLAFRFPGDLSDDTVFWDALIRSKYLVGSIAADRWAVDELRHGKRAEPGRSVTFSAGVLSRIDQFDAGFFGISPREAKTLDPQQRLLLELSWEAMENGCVLPSVLADTDCAVYVGISGMDYGNRCMDDLAVMTSHSMTGNALSIAANRLSYVFDLHGPSLSIDTACSSSLVALHHACGSLRSGEASCALVGGVSMLLHPSPFVGFTKASMLSADGKCKAFDASGDGYVRAEGGAVLLLKPLDKALADGNSIKAVILGSGVNSDGARKSGLTIPSVEGQIELMRGVLAQSGLEPGDIDYVEAHGTGTAVGDPVEAAAIGQVYGQSRLSPLPIGSVKTNLGHLEPASGMAGLVKALLCLRNHEVPPTLHLTTPNPNIDFAGLNLEVVTRRQPLGAGGDKPLVAGVNSFGFGGTNAHVLIQEFRREDAPVEAEPRPPLFLSARTEAALRDMAGRYARCLDGMPDGHFYDVAYGAATGRERLEKRLALAPGAPQDAVRDLAAYAEGECPASVFVEDALPECGGVAFVYSGNGAQWLGMARALLAASPRFAAVVAEIDAQVGALTGFSILDELLAEEEESRLDDTVVAQPLLFAIQVGITTLLEERGIKPCGVAGHSVGEVAAAWASGALTLEQAVRVIVCRSAAQGATHGLGKMAAASISRDAALEALSGLGETLDVTIAAVNSPHMVTFAGSAGDMTALGDCLKARNVHFKLLDLEYAFHSRHMDSVRDSLLSNLGDLAPAPCARAVFVSAVTAGALDGPCLDAWYWWRNVRETVNFQAAVAGLAQSGCRVFIEIGPHAILQRYMRDTLASLDVKGRVLPTLRKNADGLERIDEVALRAHLLTGLKGADVFFPRVGREVRLPVYPWQYERHWYRSTPESLRAIERRRVHPLLGWPVSGQETAWENVLDPVVLPWLSDHKVGGAVVFPGTGYVEMGLAAARQWLGSEILALEELDILSPMVFDGEHARTVQLSLDPRDGGFRIRSRQRLSEDPWTMHAVGRVVEAASCAQPLCHVPADAVGIDSADHYRLAAELGLDYGPAFQALDSARVAGDLLEGRLRAEFQDAAGYLVHPALMDACAQSLLDFFQDEIESGGGAALLPVKTGRFVLLRADGMAGFRARLRRRGARSVLADFDLLDASGEVMAVMRDCRFRAAPLSNRDKSRIASWRVVTRPCPHPEESACRMLPDMDQLALWCREALETMEPQRAAWFTEALPLLEALVLAMAREGFEGLSEGGQGREALAGLSSSHGIWLRGLLRREGLLEFEDGQWRLTAVEDFPPAGEIWRNLLRDFPACLPQLALLGRVGLHLPRLMAEPQLKPDFLAALRRTPVAEAYYADPAYLGTGVASWGVLRGLAAGLPRGKRLRVLEAAAGPDGWTRERCRILPEDRLDYVLAFADDRALERAQAEFGDLPAVSLTGLDCAQWGLGCEDALPQMHYDVVILGHVLHRARSPRTALDWARGMLAPGGLLLVAERHPDWSADFLAGLDEGWWCNSLPDAAGGTEPVSPLLAPEGWLEELGTEGFDDVACFTEPAAGRLAEGAYLVMGRRPFAAAPDLGERASEQWLFVIDDASSHASDGLKAELESRGQRVMVAQAPVDESLAGADHVALLLGWGQAVEDSQALLSSALRCVQEIAAHGRSPRLWVVTRGGALASDLPPDRERNPAQAALWGLGRVVMNELPALRCTLIDLDAQPAGDDARALLVRELLRPDGASEIVLGADGRYSLVLVEEGQAGAQAPAERFRLDFHVPGRLRNLVWLPGQERELEAEDVEVRTRSVGLNFRDVMYLMGLLPDEAVEKGFAGASLGLEFSGVVTRVGERAGRFKPGDAVMGFGPACFSSHVVTPVHALMPMPEGWTFEAAATVPTVFLTAYYALRHLADLQPGERVLIHGGAGGVGMAAIQLARHLGAEVFVTAGNDVKRDLVRLLGADHVFDSRSHAFADDILAVTDGQGVDVVLNSLSGEAIRRNLRVLRPFGRFLELGKRDFFENTQVGLRPFKDNISYFGIDADQLLTGRPRLAARLLDEVMALFHGGVLTPLPYTVFPADRVVEAFRCMQQARHMGKIVVSLEDASARVRLTAAAPQHVHFEENATWLVTGGLAGFGLESARRLAARGVKHLVLVSRRGLDAPGAQGAVEDLKALGVDVLALACDVTDEGSLAHVLQQAAAKLPPIRGVLHAAMVLDDRLIANLDAQSMGAVLRPKLLGAWNLHNLTRDLPLEHFVLYSSITTAIGNPGQANYVAANAGLEALAQLRRQAGLPATCIGWGPIGDAGYLTRNTAVRDSLAQRLGGKPLAAAEALARLDEMIGSQRDGALANMDWAVLCRFLPSAESSRFAVLNRRRGNVARDEAELDFRALAAEKSGAELMAMVRDLVVQEVAQILSLNADRVDPERPLHDLGMDSLMAVELALGLEKRFGVQFPVMLLNESPSATRVAQRIVDRLKGAEEGGDAAPDSTVENLARQHGERMSAEEMEYVARKAETVLEQERLA encoded by the coding sequence CCCGCGAAGCCAAGACCCTTGATCCGCAGCAGCGCCTGTTGCTGGAGTTGTCCTGGGAGGCGATGGAGAACGGCTGCGTACTACCCTCCGTACTTGCCGATACTGATTGCGCAGTTTACGTAGGCATTTCGGGCATGGACTACGGCAATCGCTGTATGGACGACCTCGCTGTGATGACGTCCCACTCCATGACCGGCAACGCGCTCAGCATCGCCGCCAATCGGCTTTCCTACGTCTTCGACCTGCACGGTCCTTCCCTTTCCATTGATACGGCCTGTTCCTCTTCCCTGGTGGCCCTGCATCACGCCTGCGGCAGCCTGCGGTCGGGCGAGGCTTCCTGCGCGCTGGTGGGCGGCGTGAGCATGCTGCTGCATCCTTCTCCGTTTGTGGGCTTCACCAAGGCGTCGATGCTGTCCGCCGACGGGAAGTGCAAGGCTTTCGACGCCTCCGGCGACGGCTACGTGCGCGCCGAGGGCGGGGCGGTGCTGCTGCTCAAGCCGTTGGACAAGGCGCTGGCCGACGGGAACTCCATCAAGGCGGTCATCCTCGGCAGCGGCGTCAATTCCGACGGGGCGCGCAAGTCGGGCCTGACCATCCCCAGCGTCGAGGGCCAGATCGAGCTGATGCGCGGCGTGCTGGCCCAGAGCGGGCTTGAGCCCGGCGATATCGACTACGTGGAGGCTCACGGCACCGGGACGGCGGTGGGGGATCCCGTGGAAGCCGCGGCCATCGGGCAGGTTTACGGCCAGTCTCGGCTCTCCCCTTTGCCCATCGGGTCGGTCAAGACCAACCTCGGGCACCTGGAACCCGCCTCGGGCATGGCGGGCCTGGTCAAGGCGCTTCTGTGCCTGCGCAACCACGAAGTCCCGCCGACCCTGCATCTGACCACCCCCAACCCCAACATCGATTTCGCCGGCCTGAATCTCGAAGTGGTCACCCGGCGGCAGCCTCTTGGCGCAGGGGGCGACAAGCCTCTGGTGGCCGGCGTCAATTCGTTCGGTTTCGGCGGCACCAATGCCCATGTCCTGATCCAGGAATTCCGCCGTGAGGACGCCCCTGTCGAAGCCGAGCCCCGTCCGCCGCTGTTTCTTTCCGCGCGCACCGAGGCGGCCCTGCGCGACATGGCCGGCCGTTACGCCCGGTGTCTGGATGGCATGCCGGATGGGCATTTTTACGACGTGGCCTACGGCGCGGCGACCGGGCGCGAGCGGCTGGAGAAGCGGCTCGCCCTGGCCCCTGGTGCGCCGCAAGACGCCGTGCGCGATCTGGCCGCGTATGCCGAGGGGGAATGCCCGGCGTCGGTTTTTGTCGAGGACGCCTTGCCCGAATGCGGCGGGGTGGCCTTTGTCTACTCGGGCAACGGGGCGCAGTGGCTGGGCATGGCGCGCGCCCTGCTCGCCGCTTCCCCCCGCTTTGCCGCCGTTGTGGCGGAAATCGATGCCCAGGTGGGAGCCCTGACCGGATTCTCCATCCTCGATGAACTCCTGGCCGAAGAAGAGGAGTCGCGGCTCGACGACACCGTCGTGGCGCAGCCGCTGCTTTTCGCCATTCAGGTCGGCATCACCACGCTGCTCGAGGAGCGTGGAATCAAGCCCTGCGGTGTGGCCGGGCACAGCGTGGGGGAGGTGGCAGCCGCCTGGGCTTCCGGCGCGCTGACACTGGAGCAGGCCGTGCGGGTCATCGTCTGTCGCAGCGCGGCCCAGGGGGCCACGCACGGTCTGGGAAAAATGGCTGCGGCCTCCATTTCCAGGGACGCCGCGCTGGAAGCCTTGTCCGGCCTGGGCGAGACCCTCGACGTGACCATTGCCGCGGTGAACAGCCCGCACATGGTGACCTTCGCCGGCAGCGCTGGGGACATGACCGCCCTTGGCGACTGTCTGAAAGCCAGGAACGTGCATTTCAAGCTGCTGGACCTCGAGTACGCCTTTCACAGCCGGCACATGGACTCCGTCCGGGACAGCCTGCTCTCGAACCTGGGCGATCTGGCCCCTGCGCCGTGCGCCAGGGCGGTCTTCGTCTCGGCCGTGACCGCCGGCGCCCTTGACGGCCCCTGTCTTGACGCCTGGTACTGGTGGCGCAACGTGCGCGAAACCGTGAATTTCCAAGCCGCCGTGGCCGGGCTTGCCCAGTCCGGGTGCCGCGTCTTCATCGAAATCGGCCCCCACGCCATCCTGCAGCGCTACATGCGCGACACCCTGGCCTCCCTGGACGTCAAAGGCCGGGTCCTGCCCACGCTGCGCAAGAACGCCGACGGCCTGGAGCGCATCGACGAGGTGGCCCTGCGCGCCCATCTGCTGACCGGGCTGAAAGGCGCGGACGTGTTTTTTCCACGGGTCGGCCGCGAAGTCCGTCTGCCCGTCTACCCATGGCAGTACGAACGCCACTGGTACCGGAGTACGCCGGAAAGCCTCCGGGCCATCGAGCGCCGCCGGGTGCATCCCCTGCTGGGCTGGCCCGTGTCCGGACAGGAAACCGCCTGGGAGAACGTGCTCGACCCCGTGGTGTTGCCGTGGCTCTCCGATCACAAGGTCGGCGGGGCCGTCGTCTTCCCCGGCACCGGATATGTCGAGATGGGGCTCGCGGCCGCGCGCCAGTGGCTCGGGAGCGAAATCCTGGCCCTGGAGGAACTCGATATCCTCTCGCCCATGGTCTTTGACGGCGAGCATGCCCGCACCGTGCAGCTGAGCCTCGATCCCCGCGACGGGGGTTTTCGGATCCGCAGCCGCCAGCGCCTGAGCGAGGACCCGTGGACCATGCACGCCGTGGGCCGGGTCGTCGAAGCCGCCTCGTGCGCGCAGCCCCTGTGCCACGTGCCTGCCGACGCCGTGGGCATCGACAGCGCCGACCATTACCGCCTGGCGGCCGAACTGGGCCTGGATTACGGCCCGGCCTTCCAGGCGCTTGACTCCGCCCGCGTGGCGGGTGACCTCCTTGAAGGCCGCCTGCGCGCCGAGTTTCAGGATGCCGCCGGCTACCTGGTTCACCCCGCGTTGATGGACGCCTGCGCCCAGTCGTTGCTGGATTTTTTCCAGGACGAGATAGAATCCGGCGGCGGGGCCGCCCTGCTGCCGGTCAAAACCGGGCGGTTCGTCCTGCTTCGTGCGGACGGCATGGCCGGCTTTCGCGCCCGCCTGCGCCGCCGCGGGGCGCGCTCCGTTCTGGCCGATTTCGACCTGCTGGACGCCTCGGGCGAGGTCATGGCCGTCATGCGCGACTGCCGTTTCCGTGCCGCGCCCTTGTCCAACCGGGACAAATCCCGCATTGCCTCCTGGCGGGTGGTGACCAGGCCCTGTCCGCACCCCGAAGAGTCCGCCTGCCGCATGCTGCCGGACATGGACCAGCTCGCCCTGTGGTGCCGCGAGGCGCTGGAGACGATGGAGCCGCAGCGCGCGGCATGGTTCACGGAAGCGCTGCCCCTGCTCGAAGCCCTGGTCCTGGCCATGGCCCGCGAAGGGTTCGAGGGCTTGAGCGAGGGCGGCCAGGGCCGGGAAGCCTTGGCCGGGCTGTCCTCGTCCCACGGGATCTGGCTCCGGGGGCTCCTGCGGCGCGAGGGCCTGCTCGAGTTCGAGGACGGGCAATGGCGGCTGACCGCCGTGGAGGACTTTCCCCCCGCCGGCGAGATCTGGCGCAACCTGCTGCGGGATTTCCCGGCCTGTCTGCCGCAGCTGGCCCTTCTGGGCCGGGTCGGCCTCCATCTGCCCCGGTTGATGGCCGAGCCGCAACTGAAACCGGACTTCCTGGCCGCCCTGCGGCGCACCCCCGTGGCGGAAGCGTATTACGCGGACCCTGCCTATCTGGGCACGGGCGTGGCCTCCTGGGGCGTTTTGCGCGGCCTTGCCGCCGGGCTGCCACGGGGCAAAAGGCTGCGCGTGCTGGAGGCTGCCGCCGGGCCTGACGGGTGGACGCGCGAACGCTGCCGCATCCTGCCCGAGGACAGGCTGGACTATGTCCTGGCCTTTGCCGACGACAGGGCGCTGGAACGGGCGCAGGCCGAGTTCGGGGACCTGCCCGCGGTCAGCCTGACGGGCCTTGATTGCGCCCAGTGGGGTCTTGGATGCGAGGACGCCCTGCCGCAGATGCACTACGACGTGGTCATCCTCGGCCATGTCCTGCATCGGGCCCGAAGCCCAAGGACCGCCCTGGACTGGGCCAGGGGGATGCTCGCGCCGGGCGGCCTGCTGCTCGTGGCCGAGCGCCACCCCGACTGGAGCGCCGATTTTCTGGCCGGTCTCGACGAGGGGTGGTGGTGCAACAGCCTCCCCGACGCCGCCGGTGGCACCGAACCGGTCTCGCCGCTGCTGGCCCCTGAAGGCTGGCTCGAAGAGCTGGGCACGGAAGGTTTCGACGATGTGGCCTGTTTCACCGAACCGGCCGCCGGGCGGCTCGCCGAAGGCGCGTACCTGGTCATGGGCCGCCGCCCCTTCGCGGCCGCGCCGGATCTGGGCGAGCGTGCCTCCGAACAGTGGCTTTTCGTCATCGACGACGCGTCGTCCCACGCCTCGGATGGCCTGAAGGCGGAGCTGGAGAGCCGTGGCCAGCGCGTCATGGTGGCTCAGGCTCCGGTGGACGAATCCCTTGCGGGCGCGGACCACGTGGCCCTGCTTCTGGGCTGGGGCCAGGCGGTGGAAGACTCGCAGGCCCTGCTTTCCAGCGCGCTGCGCTGCGTGCAGGAGATTGCGGCCCACGGGCGCTCCCCCAGGCTCTGGGTCGTGACCAGGGGCGGGGCGCTGGCCTCGGACCTGCCGCCTGATCGCGAGCGCAACCCCGCCCAGGCGGCCCTGTGGGGTTTGGGGCGCGTGGTCATGAACGAACTGCCCGCGCTGCGCTGCACGCTCATCGACCTGGACGCGCAGCCGGCCGGGGACGACGCCCGGGCCCTGCTCGTCCGGGAGCTGCTGCGTCCCGACGGCGCGAGCGAGATCGTGCTTGGCGCCGACGGCCGGTACTCCCTGGTCCTGGTCGAGGAGGGCCAGGCCGGGGCGCAGGCTCCGGCCGAACGCTTCAGGCTGGACTTTCACGTGCCCGGACGGCTGCGCAACCTCGTGTGGCTGCCCGGACAGGAGCGCGAACTGGAGGCGGAAGACGTGGAGGTGCGCACGCGGTCCGTGGGCCTCAATTTCCGCGATGTCATGTACCTCATGGGACTTTTGCCCGACGAGGCCGTGGAGAAGGGGTTTGCCGGGGCCAGCCTGGGTCTGGAGTTTTCCGGCGTGGTCACCCGCGTCGGGGAGCGGGCGGGGCGCTTCAAGCCCGGCGACGCAGTCATGGGCTTCGGCCCGGCCTGCTTCTCCTCCCACGTGGTCACGCCTGTCCACGCCCTGATGCCCATGCCCGAAGGCTGGACATTCGAGGCGGCCGCCACGGTGCCCACGGTCTTTCTGACCGCCTATTACGCCCTCAGGCACCTGGCCGACCTCCAGCCCGGCGAGCGCGTGCTCATCCATGGCGGCGCGGGCGGCGTGGGCATGGCGGCCATCCAGCTGGCCAGGCATCTGGGCGCGGAGGTCTTCGTCACGGCCGGCAACGACGTGAAGCGCGATCTGGTGCGCCTTCTGGGAGCGGACCATGTCTTTGATTCGCGCAGCCACGCCTTTGCCGACGACATTCTGGCCGTGACCGACGGCCAGGGCGTGGACGTGGTCCTCAATTCCCTGTCCGGCGAGGCCATCCGGCGCAACCTGCGGGTGCTTCGGCCCTTCGGGCGCTTCCTGGAACTGGGCAAGCGCGACTTCTTCGAGAACACCCAGGTCGGACTGCGGCCCTTCAAGGACAACATCAGCTATTTCGGCATCGACGCCGACCAGTTGCTGACCGGCCGCCCGCGTCTGGCCGCGCGCTTGCTGGACGAGGTCATGGCCCTGTTCCACGGCGGCGTGCTGACTCCGCTGCCGTACACGGTTTTTCCGGCCGACAGGGTGGTCGAGGCCTTCCGGTGCATGCAGCAGGCCCGCCACATGGGCAAGATCGTGGTCTCGCTGGAGGACGCCTCCGCACGGGTTCGCCTCACGGCTGCCGCGCCGCAACATGTTCATTTTGAGGAAAACGCCACGTGGCTGGTCACCGGCGGCCTGGCGGGCTTCGGTCTGGAGTCGGCCCGCCGGCTGGCCGCACGGGGCGTGAAGCACCTCGTCCTGGTGAGCAGACGGGGGCTGGACGCTCCCGGGGCGCAGGGCGCGGTGGAGGACTTGAAGGCCCTGGGCGTTGACGTCCTGGCCCTGGCCTGCGACGTGACCGATGAGGGGTCGCTGGCGCACGTCCTGCAGCAGGCCGCGGCAAAGCTGCCGCCCATCCGTGGCGTGCTGCACGCGGCCATGGTCCTCGATGACCGCCTCATCGCCAACCTCGACGCCCAGAGCATGGGCGCCGTGCTGCGGCCCAAGCTGCTGGGGGCGTGGAATCTGCACAACCTGACCCGCGACCTGCCCCTCGAGCATTTCGTGCTCTACTCGTCCATCACCACGGCCATCGGCAACCCCGGTCAGGCCAACTACGTGGCGGCCAACGCCGGCCTCGAAGCCCTGGCGCAGCTGCGCAGGCAGGCCGGGCTCCCGGCGACGTGCATCGGCTGGGGGCCTATCGGGGACGCCGGATACCTGACGCGCAACACCGCCGTCCGGGACAGCCTGGCCCAGCGCTTGGGCGGAAAGCCCCTGGCGGCAGCCGAGGCCCTGGCGCGTCTGGACGAGATGATCGGCTCGCAAAGGGATGGCGCGCTGGCCAACATGGACTGGGCCGTGCTCTGCCGCTTCCTGCCTTCGGCCGAGAGCTCCCGCTTCGCGGTGCTCAACAGGCGGCGCGGGAACGTGGCCAGGGATGAGGCGGAGCTGGATTTCCGTGCCCTGGCCGCGGAGAAGAGCGGCGCGGAGCTCATGGCCATGGTGCGTGATCTCGTCGTGCAGGAGGTGGCGCAGATTCTCTCCCTGAACGCGGACCGCGTCGATCCCGAGCGGCCCCTGCACGACCTGGGCATGGATTCGCTCATGGCCGTGGAGCTGGCACTCGGGCTCGAGAAGCGCTTTGGCGTGCAGTTCCCGGTCATGCTGCTCAACGAATCGCCTTCGGCAACTAGGGTCGCCCAGCGCATCGTGGACCGGCTCAAGGGTGCGGAGGAGGGTGGGGATGCCGCGCCGGACTCCACGGTGGAGAATCTCGCCCGGCAGCATGGCGAGCGGATGAGCGCCGAGGAAATGGAGTACGTGGCCCGCAAAGCCGAGACCGTGCTCGAACAGGAGAGATTGGCATGA
- a CDS encoding aminotransferase class I/II-fold pyridoxal phosphate-dependent enzyme encodes MSAMNKAQLIGRILGRKTESLAAAGSKPVTRQAENAVSGNLTRFDSHPCYKEMQVLMGASRALGVDNPFFKTHEGLAAATTTIGQHSYLNFSSYNYLGLNGHPEVSQAAKDAIDRYGVSASASRLVAGERPVQLELEEAIAELYEAEDCVVFVSGHATNVSAIATLFGPRDLVVHDSLIHNSVLEGAKLSGASRRSFPHNDVRALDALLGEIRGQFERALIVVEGHYSMDGDLPDLPALIELKRRHGCFLMVDEAHALGVIGSTGRGLFEHFGVAPGEVDIWMGTLSKTLSGCGGYIAGERALVDHLKYAAPGFVYSVGIAPPLAAASLAALRVMRREPERVRRLQENGRLFLELAQKAGLKTGFSQGFSIIPLITGSSLAAVRLSSAFFEHGINVQPVIYPAVEEKAARLRFFLSEAHSEVDIRHACQTASKLIPQGILS; translated from the coding sequence ATGAGCGCGATGAACAAGGCGCAGCTCATCGGCCGCATTCTCGGGCGCAAGACGGAGTCTCTTGCCGCTGCAGGATCAAAGCCGGTGACGCGGCAGGCAGAAAACGCAGTGTCCGGGAATCTGACCCGTTTTGACAGCCACCCGTGCTACAAGGAAATGCAGGTGCTCATGGGGGCGAGCAGGGCGCTTGGCGTGGACAACCCGTTTTTCAAAACCCATGAGGGCCTCGCCGCGGCCACGACCACCATCGGCCAGCACAGCTACCTCAATTTCTCCAGCTACAACTACCTGGGCTTGAACGGTCATCCCGAGGTCAGCCAGGCCGCCAAGGACGCCATCGACCGCTACGGCGTCTCGGCCTCGGCCAGCCGCCTCGTGGCCGGCGAGCGGCCCGTGCAGCTCGAACTGGAAGAGGCCATCGCCGAACTCTACGAGGCCGAGGACTGCGTCGTCTTTGTCAGCGGCCACGCCACCAACGTTTCGGCCATCGCCACCCTGTTCGGGCCCAGGGACCTCGTGGTCCACGACAGCCTGATCCACAACAGCGTGCTCGAAGGGGCCAAGCTGTCCGGAGCGTCGCGCCGCAGTTTCCCGCACAACGACGTGCGGGCCCTGGACGCGTTGCTCGGGGAAATCCGCGGCCAGTTCGAGCGGGCGCTTATCGTCGTCGAGGGCCATTACAGCATGGACGGCGACCTGCCCGACCTGCCCGCCCTCATCGAGTTGAAGCGCCGGCACGGGTGTTTTCTCATGGTCGACGAGGCCCACGCCTTGGGCGTGATCGGTTCCACGGGCCGGGGCCTGTTCGAGCATTTCGGCGTCGCCCCCGGCGAAGTCGACATCTGGATGGGAACCCTGTCCAAGACCCTGTCCGGGTGCGGGGGGTATATCGCCGGGGAGCGCGCCCTGGTAGACCACCTCAAGTACGCCGCACCCGGCTTCGTCTACAGCGTCGGCATCGCCCCGCCCCTGGCCGCGGCGTCCCTGGCCGCACTGCGCGTCATGCGCAGGGAGCCCGAGCGCGTGCGGCGTTTGCAGGAAAACGGCCGCCTCTTCCTCGAACTGGCGCAGAAGGCGGGCCTGAAGACAGGCTTTTCCCAGGGATTTTCCATCATCCCGCTGATCACCGGCAGCTCCCTGGCGGCAGTCCGCCTCTCCAGCGCCTTTTTCGAACACGGCATCAACGTGCAGCCCGTGATTTACCCCGCCGTGGAGGAGAAGGCCGCGCGACTGCGCTTCTTCCTGTCCGAGGCGCACAGCGAAGTCGATATCCGCCACGCATGCCAGACCGCCAGTAAACTGATCCCGCAAGGAATACTCTCATGA